A genome region from Blautia coccoides includes the following:
- a CDS encoding MATE family efflux transporter, with protein MNAAESKTLMTSGPIWKKIIMFALPLFLGNLFQQLYNTADSLIVGNFLDSNALAAVSSSGNLIFLMVGFFNGIAMGAGVVIARYYGARNTENLQKAIHTTISLGLAASAVLTLAGVILAPQILVWMGTPKDVLSQSITYFRIYFAGSLGFVMYNVFVGILQSVGDSRHPLVYLIISSVVNVVLDLFFIIVLHLGVGSAALATIISQFLSALLCLGKLKRCPLEYRVYINKIRFDKAMLGRIINNGLPAGFQNSIIAFANVIVQTNINAFGKMAVAGCGAYSKIEGFVFLPINCFTLALTTFVSQNLGAGEYDRAKKGARFGLLCSMLIAELIGVLIYSFAPALISAFNSEAHVIQYGTAQARTVTLFYFLLALSHCIAAILRGSGHASVPMLVMLVFWCIVRVSYISVIVKFIPDIQVIFWAYPLTWFLSSVVFVIYYKKADWVHGFERL; from the coding sequence ATGAATGCAGCAGAATCTAAAACCCTGATGACCTCAGGCCCCATATGGAAAAAAATCATAATGTTCGCTCTCCCGCTGTTTCTGGGAAACCTCTTCCAGCAGCTCTACAACACTGCGGACTCCCTGATCGTAGGAAATTTCCTGGACAGTAATGCCCTGGCTGCTGTCAGCTCCTCTGGAAATCTGATCTTCCTGATGGTCGGCTTTTTTAACGGCATTGCCATGGGCGCAGGCGTAGTGATCGCCAGATATTACGGTGCCAGAAATACAGAGAACCTTCAAAAAGCAATACACACCACTATTTCCCTTGGCCTGGCAGCAAGTGCTGTGCTCACTCTGGCCGGCGTTATCCTTGCCCCCCAGATACTTGTCTGGATGGGAACGCCCAAGGATGTGCTGTCCCAGTCTATTACATATTTCCGCATTTACTTTGCAGGTTCCCTGGGATTTGTTATGTATAATGTATTTGTGGGCATACTGCAGTCTGTAGGTGACAGCAGGCATCCCTTAGTTTACCTGATCATCTCCTCTGTGGTTAATGTTGTACTGGATTTATTTTTTATCATTGTACTGCATCTGGGGGTCGGCTCTGCCGCACTTGCCACTATTATCTCACAGTTTCTAAGCGCCTTGCTCTGTCTTGGAAAGCTTAAGCGCTGTCCTCTGGAATATCGGGTTTACATAAATAAGATAAGATTTGACAAAGCCATGCTGGGCCGTATTATTAATAACGGTCTTCCCGCCGGTTTCCAAAATTCGATCATAGCCTTTGCCAACGTGATCGTGCAGACGAATATCAACGCCTTTGGAAAAATGGCGGTGGCCGGATGCGGAGCCTACTCTAAAATTGAGGGATTCGTCTTTCTGCCGATCAACTGCTTTACCCTGGCGCTGACCACCTTTGTCAGCCAGAACCTGGGGGCCGGGGAATATGACAGGGCAAAAAAAGGCGCCAGATTCGGTCTTTTATGTTCCATGCTGATCGCAGAGCTGATCGGTGTGCTGATCTACTCTTTTGCGCCGGCTCTCATCTCGGCCTTTAACAGCGAGGCACACGTGATCCAGTACGGAACCGCCCAGGCAAGGACTGTCACATTGTTCTATTTTCTTCTGGCGCTCTCCCACTGTATCGCCGCCATTCTGCGAGGTTCCGGGCATGCCTCCGTGCCTATGCTGGTCATGCTGGTGTTTTGGTGCATTGTGCGGGTTTCCTATATATCCGTGATCGTGAAATTCATACCGGATATCCAGGTTATATTCTGGGCTTATCCGCTGACCTGGTTTTTAAGCTCCGTGGTGTTTGTGATATATTATAAAAAGGCAGACTGGGTGCATGGATTTGAACGTTTATGA
- a CDS encoding ABC transporter ATP-binding protein yields MMDAVIEIREVSKSFQGQSVLERCSLSLQKGEIYGLLGINGAGKTTLMKITGGFQQADEGEVQIDGMDTWEYREKIQSRIGTLIETPIFYEHLTARENLEIHMAYMGKNGDITGALEQVGLARTGKKTVARFSMGMKQRLGIARAMLHDPDCLLLDEPINGLDPVGIQEVREILLAQAERGTAILVSSHILSEMEQLAHRVGVLAQGKIVEEFSPSLMRKQYGENFENYVIDIMRRKQI; encoded by the coding sequence ATGATGGACGCAGTAATCGAAATAAGAGAAGTATCAAAAAGCTTCCAGGGGCAGAGTGTACTGGAACGCTGCTCCCTGAGTCTGCAAAAGGGTGAAATTTATGGCCTTTTGGGCATTAATGGCGCGGGAAAGACAACGTTGATGAAGATAACCGGCGGTTTTCAGCAGGCGGACGAGGGGGAGGTGCAGATAGACGGCATGGATACCTGGGAGTACAGGGAGAAGATCCAGAGCAGGATAGGCACTTTGATCGAGACACCCATATTTTATGAGCACCTGACTGCCCGGGAAAATCTGGAGATCCATATGGCCTATATGGGGAAAAACGGTGATATTACAGGAGCATTGGAGCAGGTAGGGCTGGCGCGGACCGGGAAAAAAACGGTGGCCAGGTTTTCCATGGGAATGAAGCAGAGACTGGGGATCGCAAGGGCCATGCTCCATGATCCAGACTGCCTGCTGTTGGATGAACCCATTAACGGACTTGACCCTGTGGGTATACAGGAAGTGAGGGAGATTCTGCTTGCCCAGGCAGAGAGGGGTACGGCCATTCTGGTATCCAGCCATATTTTAAGTGAAATGGAGCAGTTGGCCCACAGAGTGGGAGTCCTGGCACAGGGGAAGATCGTGGAGGAATTCTCCCCGTCTCTGATGCGGAAACAATATGGAGAAAATTTTGAAAATTATGTCATTGACATTATGAGGAGGAAACAGATATGA
- a CDS encoding alpha/beta fold hydrolase, whose amino-acid sequence MFYVRSNDGTRIAVYEFNKGCPKTVFLVHGWPLSHKIYEYQIELLTKCGYHVVAVDLRGFGQSDAPACGYEYDQMAADIYHVVKAMGLKKFVLTGFSMGGAIVLRYMRLFCGYGVEKLILLAAAAPSWTQREGYPYGLCRKYVDSLIHLAETDRPQLAYNFSHEQLFATPHREPVKQWFQDISLSASGIGTVRTAVSLRDEDGRSDLPCVHVPTWIIHGGKDVVVSNDLARIQKEGIPCSRLVTMENSGHGIMYDELALFNKIFLRAVRTNPQAG is encoded by the coding sequence ATGTTCTATGTAAGATCCAATGACGGCACCAGAATTGCTGTCTATGAGTTCAACAAAGGGTGTCCAAAGACCGTATTTCTCGTTCACGGATGGCCTCTTTCACACAAGATTTATGAATACCAGATCGAGCTGCTGACAAAGTGCGGATATCATGTGGTGGCAGTGGATCTGAGAGGGTTCGGCCAATCTGATGCACCGGCCTGCGGTTATGAATATGACCAGATGGCGGCAGATATTTACCACGTGGTGAAGGCCATGGGCCTTAAAAAATTCGTTCTCACAGGTTTTTCCATGGGAGGAGCCATTGTACTTCGTTATATGCGGCTGTTCTGCGGCTATGGTGTGGAGAAACTCATCCTTTTGGCAGCGGCGGCACCATCCTGGACACAGCGGGAGGGGTATCCATACGGCCTTTGCAGGAAATATGTGGATAGTCTGATCCATCTGGCAGAGACGGACAGACCGCAGCTGGCTTATAATTTCAGTCACGAACAGCTCTTTGCCACACCGCACAGGGAACCGGTGAAACAGTGGTTTCAGGATATATCACTCTCAGCTTCCGGTATAGGTACAGTCAGAACAGCAGTTTCACTCAGGGATGAGGACGGGCGCAGTGATCTTCCCTGTGTCCATGTTCCAACCTGGATCATCCATGGAGGGAAAGATGTGGTGGTATCCAATGATCTGGCCCGCATCCAGAAAGAGGGGATTCCCTGCTCCCGGCTTGTGACCATGGAGAACAGCGGGCATGGCATTATGTATGATGAACTGGCTCTGTTTAATAAGATATTCCTACGGGCTGTCAGGACGAATCCACAGGCAGGATAA
- a CDS encoding GNAT family N-acetyltransferase yields the protein MQITIRNAQPGEGETLAAIEAACFPAAEAASEEAIKERLAAFPEKFFVAETEGKSVGFVNGGVTDEPHLPDEMYHDISLHNSDGAYQTVFGLNVLPEYRRQGIAEKLMNALIGSAKQEGKKGVILTCKDHMIHYYEKFGFVNYGRADSCHGNAVWNDMRLLF from the coding sequence ATGCAGATAACGATAAGAAATGCACAGCCGGGGGAGGGAGAGACATTGGCTGCCATTGAGGCAGCCTGTTTTCCGGCAGCGGAAGCAGCCAGTGAAGAGGCAATAAAAGAGCGTTTGGCGGCGTTTCCCGAAAAGTTTTTTGTGGCGGAAACAGAAGGAAAATCAGTGGGGTTTGTCAACGGAGGCGTGACAGACGAACCACATCTGCCGGATGAGATGTATCATGATATAAGTTTACATAACTCGGACGGCGCCTATCAGACTGTATTCGGTCTGAATGTTCTGCCCGAATACAGAAGACAGGGAATTGCCGAAAAACTTATGAATGCATTGATAGGATCCGCAAAGCAGGAGGGTAAAAAGGGGGTCATTTTGACCTGTAAGGATCACATGATCCATTATTACGAAAAATTCGGTTTTGTCAATTACGGCAGAGCGGATTCGTGCCACGGCAATGCAGTCTGGAATGATATGAGACTGCTCTTTTGA
- a CDS encoding bifunctional metallophosphatase/5'-nucleotidase, with protein sequence MTQKNIKHLTLLHSNDMHGDFLAEEIDNELVGGVSLLSGYVNQVRRDVPNTLYMIAGDMFRGSLIDTEFKGISTIEIMNVLGPDIVSLGNHELDYGIAHLLFLERCCKFPIVNANIYIRPTGMRLFQSHRILHVDGMKILVMGLLTEDIMSKAKSDMLLGTFVDLSDAAREVGIICNSYKNVDIDFTILLTHIGFAEDLKLAEQLDPKWGVDVIIGGHSHTYLEEPAEVNNILIVQAGIGTDQIGRFEIEVNTDTNSVESYTWETVPIDDAHCERNEELEHLIYDFKKVTDEKYGAILTSMVRKATHPGRYQSTSAGNLFCDALKMQFGLDIVMLGSGSLRAEEIGPIITVGDLLNMYPYDETLVRIELTGKELKEGILHAMKKSVSVEGSDFEYYQFSKGIRMVYSTGRQELTDARFNGKEIQDQDVFAVGLELFHYNNMDSFLGLDQETIERRKPSRTITGNIRTAIEEYFREHNALRPVYEKRTITTD encoded by the coding sequence ATGACGCAAAAGAATATAAAACATCTGACCCTTCTGCATTCCAATGACATGCACGGTGATTTCCTGGCAGAAGAAATTGACAACGAACTGGTTGGAGGTGTCTCTCTGTTGTCGGGTTATGTAAACCAGGTGAGAAGAGATGTTCCGAACACACTTTATATGATCGCGGGAGACATGTTCAGAGGATCCCTCATAGATACCGAGTTCAAGGGCATCTCCACAATAGAGATCATGAATGTTCTGGGACCTGATATCGTGTCCCTGGGAAATCACGAACTGGATTACGGCATTGCGCATCTGCTTTTTTTGGAGCGCTGCTGTAAATTTCCCATTGTAAATGCAAATATCTACATCAGACCAACAGGCATGCGTCTGTTTCAGTCTCACAGGATCCTTCATGTAGATGGCATGAAGATTCTTGTCATGGGGCTTTTGACTGAGGATATAATGAGCAAGGCGAAATCAGACATGCTCCTGGGAACCTTTGTGGATCTGTCTGATGCGGCCAGGGAAGTGGGGATCATCTGCAACAGTTATAAAAACGTGGACATTGATTTTACCATTCTCCTGACACATATCGGATTTGCGGAGGATCTGAAGCTTGCCGAGCAGCTTGATCCCAAATGGGGCGTGGATGTCATTATCGGCGGTCACAGCCACACATATCTGGAGGAACCGGCAGAGGTGAACAATATCCTTATTGTACAGGCCGGGATCGGAACAGACCAGATCGGCCGATTTGAGATAGAGGTGAACACAGACACCAATTCTGTGGAGAGCTATACCTGGGAGACGGTCCCCATTGATGATGCGCACTGCGAAAGAAATGAAGAACTGGAACATCTCATTTACGACTTTAAGAAGGTAACGGATGAAAAATACGGGGCGATCCTCACCAGTATGGTGAGAAAAGCCACCCATCCCGGCCGCTATCAGTCCACCAGTGCAGGTAATCTGTTCTGTGACGCATTGAAAATGCAGTTCGGGCTGGATATTGTCATGCTCGGTTCCGGAAGCCTGCGCGCGGAGGAGATTGGGCCTATCATTACCGTGGGGGATCTGCTCAACATGTATCCCTATGACGAAACCCTGGTGCGCATTGAACTGACGGGAAAAGAGCTGAAAGAGGGGATTCTGCACGCCATGAAAAAAAGTGTGAGCGTGGAGGGCAGTGATTTTGAATACTACCAGTTTAGTAAAGGAATACGCATGGTTTATTCTACAGGCCGGCAGGAACTGACAGATGCCAGATTTAACGGAAAAGAAATACAGGACCAGGATGTATTTGCCGTGGGCCTGGAACTATTTCATTACAACAACATGGACAGTTTTCTGGGGTTGGATCAGGAAACCATCGAACGGCGGAAACCTTCACGGACCATAACGGGAAATATCCGCACAGCCATTGAAGAATATTTCAGGGAACACAATGCGCTGCGCCCGGTTTATGAAAAAAGAACGATAACAACAGATTGA
- a CDS encoding TetR/AcrR family transcriptional regulator codes for MARNKYPEETVNLILETAGRLFVEKGYERTSIQDIVDNLGGLSKGAIYHHFKSKEEILTAVTDRMTEGSEVLLRRIRDDETLTGKEKLKKLFLESLNRPEQNDMFRSAPRLGDNPQLLSMVMRETIEITAPQYLTPIMEEGIKDGSIHTNYPSELGEVLLLLGNVWLNPMTMDSTPEETLRKCLCFKEILDALGLDIVDEKTINRLQELTEIYNEYK; via the coding sequence ATGGCACGGAATAAATATCCGGAGGAGACAGTAAATCTGATCCTGGAAACTGCAGGCAGGCTTTTTGTGGAAAAAGGATACGAGCGGACATCTATCCAGGATATCGTAGATAATCTGGGAGGGCTTAGTAAAGGCGCGATCTATCACCACTTTAAGTCAAAGGAGGAAATCCTCACTGCTGTGACAGACCGCATGACAGAAGGCTCAGAAGTTCTGCTGCGCCGGATAAGGGATGATGAAACGCTTACAGGGAAAGAAAAGCTGAAAAAATTATTTTTGGAATCCCTCAACAGGCCGGAGCAGAATGATATGTTTCGTTCCGCGCCCCGCCTTGGAGATAATCCGCAGCTATTGTCCATGGTAATGCGGGAGACCATTGAGATCACAGCGCCTCAATACCTGACACCGATCATGGAAGAGGGCATAAAGGACGGCAGTATCCATACAAATTATCCGTCAGAGTTAGGAGAAGTGCTGCTTCTGCTTGGAAATGTATGGCTGAACCCAATGACTATGGATTCCACACCTGAGGAGACACTCAGGAAATGTCTCTGTTTTAAGGAGATTCTGGATGCTTTGGGTCTTGACATTGTGGACGAGAAAACTATCAACAGGCTGCAGGAACTGACAGAAATCTATAATGAATATAAATAA
- a CDS encoding MFS transporter: MKKNGFSRDFMLVVLGQIISLFGNAVVRFALPLHLLNISGSPTLYGMVSALAFLPLLIMSPLGGVIADRVNKRNIMVVLDFSTAGIILLFLLLSRQVNIVALILVALILLYSISGLYQPSVQASMPFLVPEEKLVQANAIINTVSSLAGLLGPVLGGIFYSMKGIHVVLAISMVCFFLSAVMEIFIRIPFTKRETDMGAFRIIFGDLKESVYFIAKSQKVIGKVTVIVAFVNLFISALLIIGLPVLCTQVFKFHRADPNQMYGYLSGIMAFGGIAGGIAAGILGGRIKIGDTWKLILGLALLMFPMGGILYSSVPDMGKYLVLAAGAFLIMLCATLFTVQTMSFVQMNTPGHLIGKVISWVMAIATCSQPLGQALYGVVFEQARGMEWAIFMTAGIASIFVSLYLRRIWIAEGILDSGTETVSGAYK; the protein is encoded by the coding sequence ATGAAGAAAAACGGTTTTTCAAGGGATTTTATGCTGGTAGTCCTGGGACAGATCATCTCTCTGTTCGGTAATGCGGTGGTCAGGTTTGCCCTCCCCCTGCATCTGCTGAACATCTCCGGGTCTCCTACCTTGTACGGAATGGTGTCAGCTCTGGCATTTCTGCCCCTGCTCATCATGTCACCCCTTGGAGGTGTGATAGCGGACCGGGTAAATAAAAGAAACATCATGGTAGTGCTGGATTTTTCCACTGCCGGAATTATCCTGCTGTTTCTTCTGTTGTCAAGGCAGGTAAATATTGTGGCGCTTATTCTTGTGGCCCTGATCCTGCTTTATAGTATTTCCGGTCTTTATCAGCCTTCTGTTCAGGCCAGTATGCCGTTTCTGGTGCCGGAAGAGAAACTGGTGCAGGCCAATGCCATTATCAATACGGTATCTTCCCTTGCCGGTCTTTTAGGACCTGTTCTGGGTGGTATTTTCTACAGCATGAAGGGAATTCATGTGGTGCTTGCCATCAGTATGGTGTGTTTTTTCCTGTCTGCTGTGATGGAAATATTCATCAGGATCCCATTTACAAAAAGGGAGACCGACATGGGGGCCTTCCGCATCATTTTCGGAGACTTGAAGGAGAGTGTGTACTTTATTGCAAAGAGTCAGAAGGTCATCGGTAAAGTTACCGTTATTGTGGCATTTGTAAATCTATTCATATCGGCGCTGCTGATCATCGGGCTTCCGGTCCTCTGCACCCAAGTATTTAAATTCCATAGGGCTGACCCGAACCAGATGTACGGATATCTGTCGGGAATCATGGCTTTCGGGGGAATTGCAGGGGGAATCGCTGCCGGAATCCTTGGAGGCAGGATCAAAATTGGAGATACCTGGAAGCTGATCCTGGGTTTGGCTCTGCTCATGTTTCCCATGGGGGGGATTCTGTATTCCAGTGTTCCCGATATGGGAAAATATCTGGTACTGGCAGCAGGAGCGTTTTTAATCATGCTGTGTGCAACTTTGTTTACGGTACAGACCATGTCTTTTGTACAGATGAACACTCCGGGACATTTGATCGGTAAAGTGATCTCCTGGGTTATGGCTATTGCAACCTGTTCCCAGCCTCTTGGGCAGGCTTTATACGGGGTTGTGTTTGAGCAGGCAAGAGGGATGGAATGGGCAATCTTTATGACGGCAGGCATTGCAAGTATTTTTGTCAGTCTGTATCTGAGAAGGATATGGATCGCCGAGGGAATACTGGACAGCGGAACAGAGACCGTGTCCGGTGCATATAAATAA